In the genome of Carassius gibelio isolate Cgi1373 ecotype wild population from Czech Republic chromosome A25, carGib1.2-hapl.c, whole genome shotgun sequence, the window ACTGgtattttctgtttaaaaaacacaGATCATGTGTAAGAGACCCCAGCGAGTCCATAGCAGCCAGACTGAAGGAGATGTCAGAGATTTTTCTTAAGAATTATGAGGGAACAGGAGAGGAAAACAAGAGTCTGGCAAGAGGTGTGCGTCTTCATATTTCCTTATGTcatatttttctcattttctttaaTTTGTAGTTCATTTGTAGTTTCCCacaattcagacactgatcattTGTTGATTTATCAAATAATTGGGGCCATCCTTTTCCACAGATGTTGCAGTGAAGTATTTTTGCTTGGCTGAAGCACTTTATTACAAATCACTGGAAGTGATCATCAACCAGGAGAAGAAACGGCTTGGAGACATGGACCTGTCTGTAGGTGTCATCTTCATACAAATCTCACTATTTGCCTTAAATAAGCCATGAATAGAATGTATACCCTACTGCAAAACTACTGAATATAAGCAGCACACTTTAGATAATTCTGTCTGCTGAATGTTATATCATGCGTCTCAGGGCATTCTAGAGCAGGATTTACTTCACCGATCACTGATCGTCTGCTGCCTGGAGATCATCATCTTCTCATATCGACCCCCGGGAGAGTTTCCCAGAGTCCTGCAAATCTTTGACCTCCCTGCTTATCATTTTTATAAGGTAACTgattataaagaaagaaaataacctTGAAAATTGTATGCATTCATCCACAAGAGCCTCTCTATCTCACTCACAGGTGATTGAGTTGTTGGTACGGGCGGAGGAGGGTCTTTTCCGGGAGGTAGTCAAACATCTGAACCATGTTGAGGAGCAGGTATTAGAATCTTTGGCGTGGAAAGGAAATTCCCCACTTTGGGAGAGCATCCGAGAGGCCAAGAACTGCGTCCCTGCCTGCCAGGAGGTCAGAACAATATAACGGCGTATAACCACATAAACAAGATCAATGATGTTTGCTGTCCCTTGTGAAAAAAGAAGTACATTTTAGGatactttttaaaatagtaaatgaataatgcacttttaaaagaatatacttatgTGCAAAATGAATTACAGGTAATGCCTCCTCAACACCTGGAAGACAGTTCAggaaacaacacacacactcccagCAAGAGTGGGTTCAGCAGTAATATCTCAGTAAAAGGTATTTTACTGAGAATTAAACAAGCACTGTGATTGAATACAATATGTTTTTTTCGTATATTTATTGAAACAAACTAAATGtgcatattttaatatgttgtttcttttcttcctGTAGGAGTTTCTCCATCCCCTACATCTCTCCATGACCGTTACAACTCGCCTCCTACTGGTACGGCCTGTCGCCGCCTCTTCGTTGATGGAGATTCAACCTCTGAGCCTGCTCAACCTGTTAAAGTGGCGCAGCCATCTCTGGTCAGCCCCATCCCAGCCGGACAGACTGtggtcaccatggcaacagcaacAGTCACAGCAAACAATGGCCAGACGGTCACCATACCGGTCCAAGGTGCAAAATAATCTATCATCATCCTTTATCATCAGTACCTTTATATGTCTGTTATTAAGTTTAAAAAATGCTACTGTGAGCACGTAAGATATGCTGCTGCTCCATGAATAGACATACATAAATCCCTAAGCATAtctagacaggtggtgctgggggaggtggagggtttcagggcttaaagcaaacactgaatcaGACTAAAAGTTGAGCAAGCATTCTCATTGGTTGCAGAATGAGCAGAGGCCAATCAGCCGGTGACATATAGAGTTCCCGACTGAACTAGATATAtactagataaataaaataataaaattaagtcgtattatatacattttcataattacacaaaaaagttaatttccacAGACATAACATGGTATCTtgcaattacaattttaattctTAAAGTTTTTTAACTGTTTGCAGGGATAGCAAATGAAAGCGGTGGGATCACATTTATCCCGGTGCAAGTGAGCGTGACAGGTCAGAGTGGGGGGGCTCTGCCAACCCTCAGTGCCCAGGCTCTGACAGGTACCCTGACTACCCAGCAGCTGACGGCAACACCCACAGGCACAGTCCAGAACAACCCCAGCCCTGCCAAACCAGACAGGAAGAGTCCTCAGCAGGGAACACCCACCAAACGAGCACAAAAGACTGGCTCCCTCTGCCTTTTCTTCCGCAAGGTACAGTGAGATCTGTTCTTCTGaatccctccacctcccccagcaccacctgtctaCATGTTAGAGGTGCCTATTTATGCAGCAGCAGCATATCTAACATGTTCCCAGTAGTGTGTCTATTGGCAGCAGCAATGTGTGTAGAAGATCTAGTCCACCAAAACCCCAAAATCAATAGATGTCATTCAACCCTAAATAATGCCCCTTTCCCCCATCAGGTGTATCACCTTGCTAGTGTGCGTCTCAGAGACTTGTGTGCTAAATTGGACATTAGCACAGATTTGCGCAGGAAAATCTGGACATGTTTTGAGTATTCACTAGTGCACTGCACTGACCTCATGATGGACCGACATCTGGACCAGCTCCTCATGTGTGCCATCTATGTCATGACTAAGgtatttaaacaaatgttataGCCATTTATATTGGTGTTAAATATTGGTGTATCTATATGCAACTGGTCATTTTCATAAAGTGTAGATTAACGTATGTCAAAATTGtattaatgcaatgcaatgatgtGTGAAATCTTGGTTGCGTGTTACAGTATTTCAAAAGAGCAGGAAAAATGGctgctttaatgtttttgttaattgttcAGGTGACGAAAGAGGACAAGTCCTTTCAGAACATCATGAAGTGCTACAGATCTCAACCTCAGGCCAGCAGCAGTGTGAGTGTAACTTCAGCGCATGTGTAAAACAATCACGATAAACATATTAATAAAGATGACAATGGTATCTCAGGTATACAGGAGCGTGCTGATCTCTGGAAGAAAGAGATGCCACTCAGGAAACAGTGAAAACACCCACAGACAGTGCTCACCCACAGAGGGAGGACAAGAACAAGGTAAGACACACGTTACAGAGCTTTTGTCACTGGACTGTCTGCTGTCTTGGTAGTTCTTTAATTTACACACCCACAGAATCACATGATGCACCCACTAGAATCCGGTGAATAGTAAATCCAGTGATAAAACAATGCTGACATAGTGCAAACGAACACCACTAACAACAGCCGTGCATTTCGTTCTTAGTGAATGTTTTCCAGATGTTTTTTCTGTGTTCGAGCCTTGAACCCATATGATGCATTCTGGTCTGTTTTTGACCCAGAAGAGATAAGCTACATGATATTTCTGAAGAATgcattactattatattatattactataatattagaattagaattacaATTATACGATTTAATAGtcttatacatttcatttttaatacatttggtTTCTTGCATCACAGTGGTATTTCTGTAGTTCAtgtaaaatgagaaatgtaaaaaaacatgtgAAACTTTTGCACATGCACTGATTATTGATGATATACAGCATGTTGttagttgaaaaaaatatttttgttatgacTGTATTATTTAATTCCACAAGGTCCAAACCTCCCCAGGAATGCAGAAATCATTTGAAGGTTGTTAATTCATTACAATATCTCCCTGTTATTCTGCTTTACAGGCAGCGGTGAGAGCAGTCCCGTGTCCATGCGCTCCAGCAGCACTCTGCCCATTCCCCAGCCCAGCAGCACCCCATCCACCCCGACCCGGGCCCCTGGGGTCCCCCAAGAGCAGGAGGAGGAGAGGGGAGACCTCATCTGTTTCTACAACAACGTCTACATCAAACAGATCAAACAGTTTGCTCTGCGTTACTCCAGCAACTCGCCGAAAAATGGGGTAACTTTCTGTGTTACTGTGGTCTCAAGTCAAGTTACCTTTTTTTCTATAGCactttataaaatacaaattttcaaaacagcttcacagtaataaacaggagacaaattcaaattctgctgtaaagcagctgtCAAAAGACATTgtgagttcagtgttgattcagatttatatctgcagatgtgtgtgtgtttgcaggctgAAGCTCCGCCCCTCTGTCCGTATCCCTCTGTCCGCATTGGTTCTCCACGCCGGGTGCTCCTGTCCCACAATCACTCCATCTACATCTCTCCACACAAGACCGGCAGCCCAATTACTCCTCGAGACAAGATCTTCTACTACGTCAGCTCAAGCCCATCCAATGTAAAagaactaaatatatataaaaaaacatttcattttcagaTCCACTCTTCAGATTCATCAAAATTATCACTTTATCTCACAGCGGCTGCGAGAGATTAACAGCATGATCCGAACGGGCGAGACGCCCACCAAGAAGCGAAGTATCGCCCTGGAGGAAGAGCAGCAGTCTCCCGCCAAAAGGCTCTGCCAGGAGAATCAGACGGCTCTGCTCAGACGCCTGCAGGATGTGGCCAACGACCGAAGCTCCTCCCACTGATGAGGCCACAGCATCAACACCCGTAAAGATACAAGTCACCCACAATACCCACGCTACGTTCCCAGTGTCAGTGTTTTGGACTGACAACTGTATTTACTCCTGTCCACACAGCAGCTTACAATAGAGGATTGAATACTGTCCGTTTGAGTGTGCAACTCAAGTCAAGCCTGTATTCTATAGAGCATGAGCATTGGTTCTGGaagtaaaaaaatctgtaaaaaaattaCACCAATTAAAGAGTCGCAGTGAAAAAATTGTCTCAAAGGAGCACTGGGCTCCACCCACTCCCATGAAGCACGGCAGATTTGTAATTGGGACTCTTAAAACACTTAAATAttccgatatatatatatatatatatatatatatacatatttatacgaTCAGATTCGattcaagattttaaaaaaaaattagataaacAAACCAAGGTTTTGTCTgagctctttccatttaaaatgataggcaaccactgcattttaatcatgatccaaacaaagatttGATACATGcaaacatgagcagtttttaatctaaattagtatctgtataatttcaaaatttaaaGCAAAACCAGAATTATTTAACTGCAGTTTTATGAAACTATACATAAAGAGTCTCTGCgtgaaacagaaacagcagatgagctgaatgagacgcagattcactctctgcaagcaggtggcgcttaatgcgtttccttggttaccgctgtaaacaaagcagcgctgcacttatgaactttaatatgctttatacagaggcaagattaaaataaaaatgagtggAAAAAAATTCTTCCAGAACCAGTGTTGCTGAAAAAGTTGGCGAGCCCTGACAGACTCTCTCTGTGACCTGTAACCCCAGCGACAGTGACTAAAGAAAGTATCAGTTTGattaattgtgatttaactaccgCACTGTGTGAACGTAACCGTATTAAGGACTGATAACCGTATTCTGCTGCTGTCTGAATGTGGCCATAGATTACTTTATGAGATTCTTTTacccaaaaaaaaacatgcatttatatttGAAGGAATCTAAAAAATACTCCAAATCCACTATTATGCTGTTGTTACTTacgtaaaacaaaataaatgtttgtttttccaaTCAATTTTGGAATATGGCACGCCGCCCTGCACATGACAGAAAAGAGTAAGAACCGTGTCCACAAATTAAAACTGTTTTCCCACTACTTATTTATTTGTGACCGTGTGTACCAGTTTTGGTAAATCATGGTCATGTTGCACTTATTTGTTTTAATGTCAGAAAATTCTGGGAAGGTTTGGAaatacacaagttttttttttcggtaAACTTCATTTAGTggccaaattattttaatgaattccttttaatttaatttaatgtaattttatagcATGGTTTAACC includes:
- the rbl2 gene encoding retinoblastoma-like protein 2 isoform X2, which encodes MISDDLVNSYHLLLCALDLVYCNALLCSSRKDLLNPSFKGLPEDFNSKDYKPGPGSLCFIEKLCELHDGLVLEAKGAKEHFWKPFIKKLFERKVLKGKEDTLTGFLEPVNFGDSLASLNRVYEEHVLSSGSLDERIFLGEAAREDIGTPGPCLCEGTENQERLTNLLQNSMTASALKVSTPLTGRRYVPESSVGTPVSTAIQSVGRLHTLLTGFKYRPSMRLRDIFRSCVRDPSESIAARLKEMSEIFLKNYEGTGEENKSLARDVAVKYFCLAEALYYKSLEVIINQEKKRLGDMDLSGILEQDLLHRSLIVCCLEIIIFSYRPPGEFPRVLQIFDLPAYHFYKVIELLVRAEEGLFREVVKHLNHVEEQVLESLAWKGNSPLWESIREAKNCVPACQEVMPPQHLEDSSGNNTHTPSKSGFSSNISVKGVSPSPTSLHDRYNSPPTGTACRRLFVDGDSTSEPAQPVKVAQPSLVSPIPAGQTVVTMATATVTANNGQTVTIPVQGIANESGGITFIPVQVSVTGQSGGALPTLSAQALTGTLTTQQLTATPTGTVQNNPSPAKPDRKSPQQGTPTKRAQKTGSLCLFFRKVYHLASVRLRDLCAKLDISTDLRRKIWTCFEYSLVHCTDLMMDRHLDQLLMCAIYVMTKVTKEDKSFQNIMKCYRSQPQASSSVYRSVLISGRKRCHSGNSENTHRQCSPTEGGQEQGSGESSPVSMRSSSTLPIPQPSSTPSTPTRAPGVPQEQEEERGDLICFYNNVYIKQIKQFALRYSSNSPKNGAEAPPLCPYPSVRIGSPRRVLLSHNHSIYISPHKTGSPITPRDKIFYYVSSSPSNRLREINSMIRTGETPTKKRSIALEEEQQSPAKRLCQENQTALLRRLQDVANDRSSSH
- the rbl2 gene encoding retinoblastoma-like protein 2 isoform X1, translating into MSEEEDTLVKTRHAFEDLCRALNMDEESSNEAWRSYENISKNYTLEGSELHWLACALYVACRSSVPTIGKGTAEGNYVSLTRILRSSQQSLIEFFSKMKKWQDMANLPKDFQQSTEKLERNFTVTSVIFKKYVPLFKDIFKAPTDELPRTHRGRKQRRHPCTVTEVFNFCWILFIHAKGNFPMISDDLVNSYHLLLCALDLVYCNALLCSSRKDLLNPSFKGLPEDFNSKDYKPGPGSLCFIEKLCELHDGLVLEAKGAKEHFWKPFIKKLFERKVLKGKEDTLTGFLEPVNFGDSLASLNRVYEEHVLSSGSLDERIFLGEAAREDIGTPGPCLCEGTENQERLTNLLQNSMTASALKVSTPLTGRRYVPESSVGTPVSTAIQSVGRLHTLLTGFKYRPSMRLRDIFRSCVRDPSESIAARLKEMSEIFLKNYEGTGEENKSLARDVAVKYFCLAEALYYKSLEVIINQEKKRLGDMDLSGILEQDLLHRSLIVCCLEIIIFSYRPPGEFPRVLQIFDLPAYHFYKVIELLVRAEEGLFREVVKHLNHVEEQVLESLAWKGNSPLWESIREAKNCVPACQEVMPPQHLEDSSGNNTHTPSKSGFSSNISVKGVSPSPTSLHDRYNSPPTGTACRRLFVDGDSTSEPAQPVKVAQPSLVSPIPAGQTVVTMATATVTANNGQTVTIPVQGIANESGGITFIPVQVSVTGQSGGALPTLSAQALTGTLTTQQLTATPTGTVQNNPSPAKPDRKSPQQGTPTKRAQKTGSLCLFFRKVYHLASVRLRDLCAKLDISTDLRRKIWTCFEYSLVHCTDLMMDRHLDQLLMCAIYVMTKVTKEDKSFQNIMKCYRSQPQASSSVYRSVLISGRKRCHSGNSENTHRQCSPTEGGQEQGSGESSPVSMRSSSTLPIPQPSSTPSTPTRAPGVPQEQEEERGDLICFYNNVYIKQIKQFALRYSSNSPKNGAEAPPLCPYPSVRIGSPRRVLLSHNHSIYISPHKTGSPITPRDKIFYYVSSSPSNRLREINSMIRTGETPTKKRSIALEEEQQSPAKRLCQENQTALLRRLQDVANDRSSSH